CTGACGGAATTAAGTGGTAAATTCGGGGGGCTTACTCCGGCGCACGAAAAACAGCTTGGCGACATGAGCGCGAAAATTATCGAGCATTTCCTCCCGCTGTTTGTCGGCACATACAGCGCCGCCCCATACCGCCTGGATTTTGAGGATTTTCATCCTGAGAAAGTGCTCGGATATTTGCCCCATCAGCTTGATTTCACCCATCTCCGGATGATCTGGAGGCGCTGGAAGAAGAAGGCGAAGAATAATTTTTTCGGCCATCATCTTACTCCGTTTGGCCCCAATGCCTTTGATCGGTTCATCGGCCGCTCATTTGGCCTGAAAGGTGATTATGTTCCTGATTTCAGGTTGGTCGACTACCCGGTGTCGTTGCTCTCTACCGAAGCAAACAGCTCCCAGAACGGCAGGCTGGGGAACGAGCAGTTATTGAAAAACGACCTCGACTCCCTCGGGGTTTTTGATAAGAGGATGTCTCTGTATCAGTTGGTAAAGCTGCGTGAATTCGCGGTGATGGGCTTCTCCGGTTATGAAGCCAGGTATTACTCCCTGTTTTATGATTTTACCGATTTGAGTGAAGCGGTAAATCTGCAAACTCTCCTCGGCGCTTTATCCTATAAATATATGGTTTCGGACAATTGGCGTCCTGGGGATATTCCTTCCACCCCGGAGATCGAAAGTGAAAGACGTCAGATCATTTTCGGCACCGCACTCGGCATTCCGACGTTCTTTGTTCATAAGGATACCGGGAACCTTTTTCTGAAAAGGATCTTGGCGAAGGTGAAATTGACTCGCTCGAGCAGACGATATCCGGGCTATCTCCGAGTTCATAATGCTGAATATCGTCTGGCCCTGGTCGAGCTGATTCTTGAAGACGCAAAGGAACTTATCGAGATCATGGGTCTGGAGCAGACACTAGTTGATCTCAAAACCCGTTTGAAAAATAGCGAGTATACGGCCCTTGGCAAGATCGAGCACGGCATCATGGGGTCATTCAAGAAAAGGACAAAACCCCTTGATCTTACCGCCCATGAATTTAACCGCGAAGCTGAGAGGTATTATCGAGAGGATCTCAGAGTCCGGCATCTTATTGAAAGTTGGGGCTATTTCGCAGAGGACCTGAGGGCAATTGTGGAGGGCAGAATTCCCGTGGGTCTTGAACAGCGGGACGAGATAGATCGATTCTGCGGTGGTAGAACGCTTGACGAGGCATTAGAGCTCAGGAAGAAGCAGGTGGCTTCCGGGATGGTTGATGAAGATATCGCCCTTAACCTTGTCAGGTTAATGCTTCTTGCCGAGAGATTTCATGCAAAGGCAGATCAATAAATGTTGAGCGCAGGAGATATCTGATGCATCAGTATGTTGACCGGATGAGCAACTCCGTGATCACCGAAGAGCTGTTTGCCGATAAAATCGTGACCTTTCTCTATTCAACGACGCGTGAATTTGCCCCGAAACTTTTCGATCTGCTCACCGGGGCACGGGTTTCAAGTTTGCTCGGTTTCTGTAATTTTGACCTGTTGCTTTCGTCCAGCCTGCTCGGGAACAAGCGCTTTCTTTCACGCTGCGGCGTTGATCTTTCGGAATGTCTGGATCCGCCGGGGTATTTCGATACGCCAAGAAAAATATTTGAACGCAAGATCAGATACTGGGAATGTCGTCCGATGAGCGATGAGTGTGATACGGTTGTTTCTCCGGCGGATTCACGGGTGCTGGTCGGTTCCCTCTCGGACAACTCTGCGTTGTTTCTGAAAGGGAAGTTCTTCGATTACGAAGAGCTTCTCGGCGTTGAAAAAGATACCTGGCAGAGAGCCTACAAAGGGGGCGAATATGCAATTTTCCGCCTGACGCCTGACAAGTACCACTATAATCACGCTCCCGTTTCAGGGGTCGTAGAGGATGTGTATGAAATATCCGGCAGATATCATTCATGCAATCCCGCCGCAGTAGTTGAAATGATCACCCCATACTCAAAGAATAAAAGGGTTGTGACCATTATTCAGACAGATGTGCCGGGTGGGAGCCAGGTCGGTCTGGTGGCGATGATTGAAGTGGTTGCGATGATGATCGGCGAGGTTTCACAATGTTATGCAGATTCCGAGTACACGAACCCGACCGAGGTTGTTCCGGGACTGTTTGTCAGAAGGGGGCAGCCGAAAAGCCTCTACAGGCCGGGGAGCAGCACCGACGTCTTGTTATTCCAGAAGGACAGGGTCGATTTTGCGGAAGATATCGTAATGAAAATGAAACGCAATGATGTGCAAAGCATTTTCACATCAAGCTTTGGCGCCTCATTGGCTGAAACCGATGTTGCAGTAAGGTCTCTCATCGGGACAAGAAAAGTCTTTCCGGAGGGAATGCATGAGTAATGTCGCTTTCTGTTTGATCATCTCAACGATGTTCACACCAATCCTGTTTCTGGCCTATAAACATCTCCCCCGGGAAAAGTGGCAATTTATCGCTTCGATCCCCTCGGGCAATGCAAAAGAGAGCCGCTTGTCGGGCAGAAATGTGACCTATTACGGCCTCTTTCTCGCCACCGGGAGCATTCTTGGGGTTTCGGTGTTTTTCTTTCTGTTGGCCTCCATCGGTCAGCCGGTCGGTTTTCTCCTGGTGATGATTTCCCTGCTGATGGCAAGTTCTCTTTTTGGCGCCAAGGTCATTGCCAGACTCGTGGAAAACAAGAAGAACACCTTTACCGTTGCGGGTGGCGCATCGGTTGGGCTTTATCTGATGCCTCTCGTCATTGTTGTGTATAATCATTTTGCCACCGCTATGGCTGGGCGAGAGATGATTCCACTCATGCCGGTCATGGCTGCACTGGCGGTTGCATATATCATCGGCGAAAGTATTGGCCGACTCGCCTGTATCAGTTTCGGCTGCTGTTACGGGAAGCCGATTTCCCAGCTTGGACCGTTGGCGAGGAAAATATTCAGCCATTTCAATACCTCATTCGATGGACGAACCCGGAAAATCGTCTATGCTTCGGGGCTTGGCGGGGTCAAGGTTGTGCCGATTCAGGCCATGACCTCGTTTCTCTATTTCAAGTGCGGTATTGTGGGCCTCTATTTCTTCCTGGAGGGTGATTTCAATACGGCATTCGGTCTGACCGCAATCTTTGCCATGGGCTGGAGGGTTTTTTCCGAGTCCTTACGGGCGGATTTTCGGGGCAGTGGAAGACTGACAACCTACCAGTGGATGGGCCTGGTCAATATCGCCTGGTGCGTTCTGGTCATCATCGCCGCGCCGGAAACAGTCGGGGTGTTCAGCGACATTGCAGCAGGCGCCAGGGCATTATGGACCCCGGAGGTCATTGTGACGTTTCAGCTCCTTTGGGGCTGCTTTTTCCTCTATACCGGACTGAGCCGGGTCACCGGGGCCAAAATGTTTTTCTATGTTCGTAAAGAGAATATCTGACATCGGGCGCCTGGACCAGGTGGCAGATGGAAAAACACCTCTTTGCACCCTTCGGGCATAAGTCTCGATGTCTCGTAAACTCGCTAATCGGTACGAGCAGACAAGCTGCTCAACTCAGCTTTAGTCAAGCCAGCCCCCGGACTTAAAACAATATCGCACCCATAACCACTCTCCATTCATAACTGACCATGCACCTTGAACTGAAGGTTCCGAGTTCCTACCGAACCGGCTCATTAACGCATTTGACAGCCCGTTCAATAAACCACTTCTCGTGGTTGCCAAAGAGGTCAGCGACTCAACCACAATATACGCTATTGAATGATCCGGTGAAAATTAGAAGCGGTAAGAACTCAAACTGTGAAAATAAAGGCGGGTCAGATTTACTGACCCGCCTTTATTTTCATTCCTGCCTCGGATTAATGATTCTCTAATGTCTGTCAAGAAATGATGATTTTGTCCAAGAAAGAGAAGTAAGGATGTTGGAAAAGCACCCATAACAACCGGGCATCAACTTCGCCATAACGATCTTTTGATATACGCGAAACAGGGGTGGCATGCAGCCACCCCTGTTTCATGATTTTCCGTGTTGTCAATATGATATTTCCGGTGACTGGTTAGTCTGTCATTGATCCGACCATAACGTCATACAGATCGGTGTTGTCAAGGGCCTTGCCAAGCTTGTTGCTGCCCGGTCCTTCACTCCAGATCACCACATCGGTAGCGGTATGCTCTCCGGAAATAAACGCGCCGTCAACGATTTCTCCGGGGTTGCTCAAGGTTCCGTAAGGGCCGTTAATGGCATAACCGGCGGTGTCATGGTCCGGGGCCACAATCAAAAGGGTCTTTTTGGCATTCTTACCTTTTTTCAGCCACTTATTTACCGATTCGACAGCTGCGTCAAAACCAAGGGTTTCGGCAACCATTCCTTCGGCGCTGTTGGCATGGTCCTCCCAGTCGATCTGCGAACCTTCGATCATCAGGAAGAAACCGTCTTTGTCCTTATCAAGGATGTTCAGGGCGACCTCGGTCATCTCGGCCAGGGTAGGCTCTTGATCGGGATAGCTGACTGCCGGGTCGATCCGGAACATTTCCACGGTTTTTCCCTCGTTGAACCCTTTAAACATTCCCAGCACCTTGAGGTTGCCGTCCTTAACCGCCTCACGCATGGTGCTTTCAGTTTCAACAAAGGTATAACCGTTATTGATGGCCGAGGTTATGATACCTTCTTGTCCCATGCCTGTACCGGGAAGGCCGGCGCCCCAGGTACATCTTCCGGGTTTGGTGTTTGTGGCGTAGACTCCGCCGCCGAGAACCACATCAACGCCGGTTTCTTCAATATACTGACGGGCGATTTCCTCACCGCAATACCTGTTGCCGGCATGGGCGCCAAAGGCCGCCGGGGTCGCATGTGAAATCTGCGAGGTGGCGACAAGGCCGGTTGCTTTGCCCAATTTTTTGGCAATTTCAAGGACGGTTTTCGGGGCAGTGGAACAATCGCCGGTTTCCGTCCGGGTGCAGGAAATTTCTCCATTGTTGGCTTTCCGACCGATCGCCCAAGCTGTTGCCGCCGCCGCAGAGTCGGTAACCGTACTGTTGGCTGCGTGGGTTGCCTGATGACCGATTACCCCGAGACTTTCCAGGGCCAAACGCTCACCATTGGGGCCGTTTTTGAAAATTCTCGCCGCAGTGACATTTGAAATCCCCATGCCGTCCGGCACCATTATAATGATGTTTTTTGCCTTTCCATCATCATGCCGGTGGTCGTCCGCCAGGCAGGATCCTGCTCCAAGTGTCATAGTCGCCGCCATTACCATTGCCAAGCTTGCGTGAAACATTTTCTTCATTTTCAACTCTCCTCATTGTTAATGGAACGGTTGATTTCCCACCGCACTGTTCTAAAAATGATTTTCTGCCGGCCGCCCAGCCAAGTCGTCAGACAATTTTATTGTATTTTTTTATATCTTGTGGGGCCGGACAGAAAATCAATTCTGTTGTCCTGTGCAATGGTTTTGCCTGTATGCGAGCAGACTACCGGAAGAATGTTAGGGTGAAATTATCCCTTGAATAAAAAGTCGATTAATCAAGATTAATGAAATGTTAGCAGCAGATTTGGTGTAAACCGGAACATGGTTTGCCCATAAGTGAAACGCTTTCGCCGTGGCTCGTACTTGTTACTCAAGAAGACCAGCTACCGGCCCATGTCGCTCAGAGTTATAACGGTGCGGGAAGAGGAGAGCACCCCGTGCAGACCTTCATATTTGACGAAGACCCGGTCTCTTTTTCTGAACCAGTAATAGCAACTCCAGAACTTTTTCATCATCCCGTTCATTGAAACACGGATCTTGTGTGTTGCCTCGACCATACCGTCGATATCGATTTCTTCATCTGGTTCTTTCTCGGCGACAAGTTTGACGACCTGTAGGACATCAGGGCGAATAAACCAGAACTTGATCGTTTCCCGTTTGTCATCTTTTAACAACCGGCGCAACGAATAAGACAATGGTTGAAACCAGGGGGCATCGTCTATCTCGAAGGTCCGGTGAAATTTTTCGCCTGCAAAGACACCGTTTACAATTAATCTGTTGCCGTCACGATATGCGGTAATGACTTCCCCATTCTTATTCATCTCCCACTTGATCGTATTGCCGGAAAATTCACACTCATTGTAGTAGGAGACATCCGGTTCAATGGAGCGAATAACTGCTTTGTCAGTCTGTTCAAGGGACCAGAAAAAATAGAGCTGTTTGTCCTGTTGAGATTCTCGATAGCGATACTGTTCCGTTTCGCAGTGTGCGGGAGGGACGGCCATAACAGCAAGATTGATCAGAGTGATCAGGATAGCAAGGACGACTTTTTTCCTGTTCACGGCGAATTTCCGGGGAATGATGCGAACCTCATTCATAAATGCAAGAGGGGTTTGTGGAGGGAATTATTGTGAAAAAAATGAGCTGTTTTTTTACTGATTTGAGTTCAATTATCCGCCATTCTGTAGCCTATGCCGCGGACGGTCTCGATCTTTTTGCCGGTTTCCCCGAGTTTCTTGCGCAGGCTGAAGACCTGGACATCGATGGCCCGGGGGGTGACGATATATTCATAGCCTCTGACTGCATCGATAATCTGCTGGCGGGAAAAGGCCCAGCCGGGTCTTTTGGCGAGCATTTCCAGAATGCCGAACTCGGTGAGGGTGAGCTGGACCTGTTTTCCCCCCACGGTCACTTCGTGGCGGCCGGGATCAATCATCAGGTCGTGAATTTCGGTAATATCGCCCCGGTCCTGCAGATCGGTGTTTTTCTCTCTTACCTTGCGCCGCAGAACCGCCTTGATCCTGGAGATGAGCACTTCCGGGCTGAAAGGCTTCGGGATATAATCATCCGCGCCGAGGTTCAATCCGTCAACCACATCGGCATCCTCGCCCCTGGCAGTCACCATGATGACCGGCAGCTCACGGTGCTCTTCATTCAAGCGCAGCTGTCGGCAGATCTCTGAACCGTCGATTCCGGGGAGCATCAGATCGAGCAACACAAGGTCCGGTTTGACCGAGACGATCTTCGCCATCCCTTCCTCTCCGGAATCAGCACAGTCGACATTAAAACCGGCCTTGATCAGGTTGTAGCTTACCAGCTGCTGGATGTCTTCGTCGTCTTCTACAACAAGGATGCATTTTTTCTTCATTTCTTCAAACCTCGGGTGCTAAAGCCTGAAAGTGTTCACTTCGAATCGCTCATCGACCCTGTGTCGGATGATTCGGCCCTGTAACATGTATATGATATCTTCGCAGATATTGGTAGTGTGGTCTGCAATTCTCTCAAGACTTCTCGAGATACTCAACAGGGTAGCCAGATGCTGGTGACTTGAGGGATCTTCCTTGATGTTTTTCTCAAGACAGGAGCCAATAAGATTTTTTGCAATATCGACCTTGTCATCTTCCAGGATGACCGCGTATGCAAGTGCGACGTCGCGTTTGGCAAAAGCATCCAACGCCTGTTTTAGCATGCTCCTCGTTTCTTTGCACATTCCGTTCAGCTCCGAGAAAATCTCCTCCGGGATATCCGTTCTCAGCTTTCCAAAGTTGTTACTATTTACAAGATGGGTCACCTTGCCTGCAATCTTGACCGCCAGATCGCCGATCCGTTCCAGGTCGATATTGATCTTCAAAGCGGTGACGATGAACCGCAGATCCCTGGCCACTGGCTGATGGAGAGCCAGTAAGGACAGGCAGTCGTCTTCCACGCCGACTTCGATCTCGTCGATTTCCCGGTCAGTGAACCTGACCTGTTCGGCAAGTGACGGATCTTTTCTGAAAACAGAGTCCAGGGCATCGGCGAGGTTGTTCTCGACGGTAGTTCCCAGCAGGAGGATCTTCTGTTTCAGGCATTCAAGCTCTTTGGTGATATCTGTGGCCAACGGCGGTTCCTTTCAGTCAACAATTGATTTGCCGGCGGGATACATATGCTGTACCACAATGATAGTATTCGGTAGTTAGGTTTTCTTTATTTTAAAGTTAGGATTACGTTAATAATCCGTCTTCTGAATTGAGTAGCATCAGGCGCTAATTTTTTTTTCAACGCACAAGACATAACAAGAAAAAAACTATTGTTTAATCGGGAAAAAACATTCCTGCGCAAGAATATCTCTGTCTGATGGAACCATTTCATGTATCTCAACTTTCCTATTTGTCTTATGGTGTTGATTTGCTGTTATAAAATGGTTCAGAGTCATAGTGATATTCTATGATGAGAATTCAGAAGCCAGTTGACGGAAGCCAGAATTCAGAAGCCAGAATTCAGAAGCCAGAAGCCAGAAGCCGGAAGCCAGAAGCCAGAAGCCAGAAGCCGGAAGCCAGAAGCCAGTAGCCAGAAGCCAGTAGCCAGAAGCCAGAATTCAGAATTCAGAAGCCAGAATGACTGATTTTTTCACCCTTCGGGTATTCACTTCAGTACCCACTTGAGTGTAAGTCTCGATGTCTCGCAGACTCGCTTTCGCCCAGGGGCATAGGCTTCGTACGAGCAGGCAAGCTGCTCAACTCAGCTATTCACCCTTCGGGTATAAGTTTCGTAAGAGCAGGCCAGTTGCTCAACTTAAGCTTTATCGGGTGATTAGCCAAACTCGGAAAGTTGTGATGTATGAACAGGAGGCAAGGTCATGATTGCAAAGGAACTCTGCGAAATGGAAAAGAGTGTTCTTGAAATAGCGGCAAAATATATCTGCAATTCAAGGGACGGCCTCTGTCCGATGGTGGTCGAAGGATTTTCCTGCAAAAAACCATGCGCGGAAGACACCCTGCCCTGGTGCTGTTGGGTGGAGATGTTCAGAGAGCAGCTTCGGGAGAGAGAGAAGGGGAAAGCATCGTAACGACTGTCAGCCGAAACGCCCGGTTATATAATCTTCTGTCAGGCGATGCCTGGGGTTGGTGAAAATCCGCTTGGTTTCGCCGACCTCGATCAGGTCTCCCATGTGGAAGTAGGCAGTCCGCTGGGAAACCCTGGCTGCCTGCTGCATGGAATGGGTGACGATGGCTATGGTGTACTGCTGCTTCAGTTCGTCGATCAGCTCCTCAATCTTGGCGGTGGCAATCGGGTCGAGGGCGGAGCAGGGTTCATCCATCAGAATCACCTCCGGGCTGACCGCTATGGTTCTGGCAATGCAGAGGCGCTGCTGCTGGCCGCCGGAGAGGCTGGTGCCCGGTTGATCGAGGCTGTCTTTCACCTCTTCCCAGAGCCCTGCTTTTTTCAGCGACATTTCGACGATCTCGTCCAGCTCGACCTTGCTGCCGGCGAGACCATGAATTTTCGGGCCGTAGGCGATGTTGTCGTAGATGGATTTCGGGAAAGGGTTCGGTTTCTGGAAGACCATGCCGACCTGGGCCCGAAGCTGGACGACGTCGATGGCCTTGTCGTAGATATTCTGTTCGTCGAGAAAGATGTCGCCGGTCATCCGACAGGTTTCTATGGTGTCGTTCATCCGGTTCAGGCAGCGGAGAAAGGTTGACTTGCCGCAGCCGGAAGGACCGATCATCGCAATCACTTCGTTGCGGCCGATGTCGATGGTCACGTCATTGATTGCTTTTTTGTTACCATAATACACATCAACATTGCTGCATTTCATCCGTGGGGATTCGACGTTGACTTTGCCGACTGTTCCACGATGGTCACGATCAAATTTTTCGTATGTTGACATTGGCATTGGCTTGTTGCCTTTAGGTAAGGTTTGCGGCTGGTCGCCGGGATGAAATGCTTGCCGCCGCAGAGTATATAAATTTTCCATGCCACTATAACCCAAAAAAAAAATTATCCAAGTCTCTCGGTGAGAGCTTGGTGTGTTAAAAATCAGTAAATCTTTTCAGGATGTCAGCTTCAATTACGCAGTGCCGGGTATGAAAAAAGAACTAACCGGGAGGACCGGATTGAAAGTCCTCCCGGTTAAAATCTTTGAATTACAGGGTCAGTTTCCGCATTTTGTTGGCATCGTCAGCGAACTCTTTCCGCTCCTTGGTCGGCATGGGGATCATGCCCTTATCGGCAAGATAGCCTTCCTCACCCCAGGCTTTTTCGCTGGTGAATTCTGCGAGGAATTCCGTGATTCCCGGGATCACCCCGGCGTGGGCCTTTTTGACGTAGAAGAACAGGGGGCGGGAGACCGGATAATCACCGGCGGCTATTGCTTCAAAAGTTGGGGCAACGTTGTCGACCGAAGAGCCCTGGATCTTGTCGTTGTTCTGCTCCAGGAAGCTGAAGCCGAAGATGCCGACGGCTGCCGGATTGACATCGAGTTTCTGGACGATCAGGTTGTCATTTTCGCCGGCCTCGACAAAGGCGCCGTCCTCACGGATGGTGTGCGCTACTTTTTTGTAGCCGTTTTTGTCGCTCTTCTTCATCGCCTTGATCCAGGCAAACGTCTGGGCGCCACCTTCCATCGCAAGTTCAACAAAGGCGTCCCTGGTGCCTGAGGTTGGGGGTGGGCCAAGGACCTCGATTTTGGTTGCGGGAAGATCCGGGTTGACTTCATTCCATTTTGTATAAGGATTGGGGACCAGTTTTTCACCACCTTTCGGGTCCGGAACATCTTTGGCGAGAGCAAGGAAGATATCTTTTCTGCTCAGTTTGAGTTGCGGCGCGGACTTGGAGTTTGCCAGGACAATTCCGTCGTAACCGATCTTGACTTCAACAATCTCCTTGACCCCATTCTTTTCGCAATTCTCCACTTCGGACTTCTTGACCCGCCGGGAAGCGTTGGTGATGTCCGGGTGCTGCACTCCCACTCCGGCACAGAAAAGCTTGAAGCCGCCGCCCGAACCGGTTGATTCGATTTTCGGGGTTTTGAAATTGGTGGTTTTCCCGAACTGTTCCGCTACGACGGTGGCGAACGGGTAGACCGTCGAAGAGCCGACGATGCTGATGTAGTCCCGGGCCATTGCCTGCCCGGTTAGAAGTGATGCTGCAAAAATCGCTGCAAGGGTGATGAAAATCTTATGCTGTAACATGTTTCGTGCTCCTTTAATTTTTGTGGTGACTGGGTTTGCGTAAGTCGCATTGCAAGAATCATGTGTTCAATGTACAGCCCCAATTTTAGGAAATGATTAGGAGTGAATTATATTCAGATTATTTTCTCACCAGCGGCGTTCAAAGCGGTTGCGCAGAATGACTGCTATAAAGTTCATGGCAATCAGAAAGGCGAGCAGGACCATGATTGCCGCCGAGGTCTTCTCGACAAAGGCCCGTTCCGGGCTGTCGGCCCAGAGATAGATCTGGACCGGGAGAGCGGTGGACGGGTCGGTGAATCCGCCGGGGATGTCGACGATGAAGGCGACCATGCCGATCATCAACAGCGGCGCCGTTTCACCAAGGGCTCGGGCCATCCCGATAATCGTGCCGGTCAGCATCCCCGGCATCGCCAGAGGCAGGACATGGTGGGCAACGGTCTGCATTTTCGAAGCGCCTACTCCGAGGGCTGCTTCCCTGATTGATGGCGGCACCGACTGCAGGGCCGCCCGACTGGCAATAATGATGATCGGCAGGGTCATCAGGGTCAGGACCAGCCCGCCGACCAAGGGCGAAGAGCGGGGGACATGGAAGAAGTTGATGAAAACCGCGAGTCCCAGCAGACCGAACACTATTGAGGGAACGGCGGCCAGATTGTTGATGTTGACCTCGACCATATCGATCCATCGGTTGCGGGGAGCGAATTCCTGGAGATAGACCGCTGCTGCCCCGCCGATCGGGAAAGAGAGAAAGAGGGTAATTAATAAGGTCAGCATGGAGCCGGTGAAGGCGCCCCGGATACCGGCCAGTTCCGGCTCCCGGGAATCCCCGGCTGAAAAGAAGGTGGTGTTGAACCTCATTTCAATCCGGCCATTCCCTTCCAAGGTATCAAGCCAGGAAAGCTGCTTGTCGTTCAGCCGGCGGTTCCCCTCGGGGACGTCCCGGGAGATATACCCTTTGTAAAACATGTCGACATCGTCGTCGGCGGGGACCCATATTGTTACAGTCGTGCCGATCAGGGACTGGTTGCCTTTCACGAGGTCCTGCAGCTGAAACGCGGCCCCGCTGCTGACCAGGGAGTAAAGGGCTTTTTTGTCGCTTCGGGAGGACACTTGCGGGAATTTCTCGCGCAGGGCATTTTTGATCAGGCCCGGGTAGTTTGCCTGGTCGAGATTGTTGAAGTCGAAGTCCGCCTTCGGCAGATCGACCGACAGCTGGATGTAGGTCTGCCGGAAGGCGCTGTACCCGCTGGAGATGATGCTCGTGAAGAGCAGGGCGAGGAACAGCAGACTTAAGAAGATGGCAAAAACACCATAGAAACGGAATCGTTTTTCGGACCGGTATCTTTTCCCGAGACCCCGCTTGACGATATCGATAGTTTTTTCGGTTGGGCTATTCATATTGCTCCCGGTATTTACGCACCACGAACAGGGCGATAATATTTAAAACCAGGGTTACTATGAAAAGAATGAGCCCCAGAGCGAATGCGGCCAGGGTTTTCGGGCTGTCGAATTCCTGGTCGCCGACGAGGAGGGTGACGATCTGGACGGTGACCGTGGTGACCGCCTGGAAGGGGTTGGCGGTCAGATTCGCGGCAAGTCCGGCCGACATGACCACGATCATTGTTTCGCCAATGGCGCGGGAGACGGCGAGCAGCACCCCGCCGACGATGCCGGGGAGGGCGGCGGGGATCACCACCTGTTTGATGGTCTCGCTCCGGGTGGCCCCTAAAGCGTAAGAGCCGTCCCGCATGGCCTGGGGCACGGCATTGATCACGTCATCCGAAAGGGAGGAGACGAAGGGAATGATCATGATTCCCATCACCAGTCCTGCCGCCAGGGCACTTTCCGAAGAAACGTCGAACCCGAATCCGGAGAGGCTTCCCCTGATGAATGGGGCCACGGTAAGGGCGGCAAAGAAGCCGTAAACGACGGTGGGGATACCGGCCAGGATCTCCAGCAATGGTTTGGCAACCGCCCGGAATTTTCGGTTGGCATATTCCGAAAGATAGATGGCCGACATCAGTCCGAGCGGGACTGCCACGAGCATCGCAATCAGGGAGATCATCAGGGTGCCGGCAAAGATCGGAATGGCGCCGAAGGCCCCGGAAGAGCCGACCTGGTCGGCGCGGATGGCCATCTGGGGGCTCCATTCAAGACCAAAAAGAAATTCGTAAAAAGGCACAATTTTAAAAAAACGGATGGATTCGAAGAGAACCGAGAGAATGATGCCGATGGTGATGAAAATGGCGAATGTGGAACAGGCGATCAGGGCTCCCTTAATAATCTTTTCCACCTGATTACGGGCTTGCAAAGTCGG
Above is a window of Pseudomonadota bacterium DNA encoding:
- the phoU gene encoding phosphate signaling complex protein PhoU, with amino-acid sequence MATDITKELECLKQKILLLGTTVENNLADALDSVFRKDPSLAEQVRFTDREIDEIEVGVEDDCLSLLALHQPVARDLRFIVTALKINIDLERIGDLAVKIAGKVTHLVNSNNFGKLRTDIPEEIFSELNGMCKETRSMLKQALDAFAKRDVALAYAVILEDDKVDIAKNLIGSCLEKNIKEDPSSHQHLATLLSISRSLERIADHTTNICEDIIYMLQGRIIRHRVDERFEVNTFRL
- a CDS encoding PstS family phosphate ABC transporter substrate-binding protein, whose protein sequence is MLQHKIFITLAAIFAASLLTGQAMARDYISIVGSSTVYPFATVVAEQFGKTTNFKTPKIESTGSGGGFKLFCAGVGVQHPDITNASRRVKKSEVENCEKNGVKEIVEVKIGYDGIVLANSKSAPQLKLSRKDIFLALAKDVPDPKGGEKLVPNPYTKWNEVNPDLPATKIEVLGPPPTSGTRDAFVELAMEGGAQTFAWIKAMKKSDKNGYKKVAHTIREDGAFVEAGENDNLIVQKLDVNPAAVGIFGFSFLEQNNDKIQGSSVDNVAPTFEAIAAGDYPVSRPLFFYVKKAHAGVIPGITEFLAEFTSEKAWGEEGYLADKGMIPMPTKERKEFADDANKMRKLTL
- a CDS encoding alkaline phosphatase, translating into MKKMFHASLAMVMAATMTLGAGSCLADDHRHDDGKAKNIIIMVPDGMGISNVTAARIFKNGPNGERLALESLGVIGHQATHAANSTVTDSAAAATAWAIGRKANNGEISCTRTETGDCSTAPKTVLEIAKKLGKATGLVATSQISHATPAAFGAHAGNRYCGEEIARQYIEETGVDVVLGGGVYATNTKPGRCTWGAGLPGTGMGQEGIITSAINNGYTFVETESTMREAVKDGNLKVLGMFKGFNEGKTVEMFRIDPAVSYPDQEPTLAEMTEVALNILDKDKDGFFLMIEGSQIDWEDHANSAEGMVAETLGFDAAVESVNKWLKKGKNAKKTLLIVAPDHDTAGYAINGPYGTLSNPGEIVDGAFISGEHTATDVVIWSEGPGSNKLGKALDNTDLYDVMVGSMTD
- a CDS encoding prolipoprotein diacylglyceryl transferase, which gives rise to MSNVAFCLIISTMFTPILFLAYKHLPREKWQFIASIPSGNAKESRLSGRNVTYYGLFLATGSILGVSVFFFLLASIGQPVGFLLVMISLLMASSLFGAKVIARLVENKKNTFTVAGGASVGLYLMPLVIVVYNHFATAMAGREMIPLMPVMAALAVAYIIGESIGRLACISFGCCYGKPISQLGPLARKIFSHFNTSFDGRTRKIVYASGLGGVKVVPIQAMTSFLYFKCGIVGLYFFLEGDFNTAFGLTAIFAMGWRVFSESLRADFRGSGRLTTYQWMGLVNIAWCVLVIIAAPETVGVFSDIAAGARALWTPEVIVTFQLLWGCFFLYTGLSRVTGAKMFFYVRKENI
- a CDS encoding response regulator transcription factor; this encodes MKKKCILVVEDDEDIQQLVSYNLIKAGFNVDCADSGEEGMAKIVSVKPDLVLLDLMLPGIDGSEICRQLRLNEEHRELPVIMVTARGEDADVVDGLNLGADDYIPKPFSPEVLISRIKAVLRRKVREKNTDLQDRGDITEIHDLMIDPGRHEVTVGGKQVQLTLTEFGILEMLAKRPGWAFSRQQIIDAVRGYEYIVTPRAIDVQVFSLRKKLGETGKKIETVRGIGYRMADN
- a CDS encoding phosphatidylserine decarboxylase gives rise to the protein MHQYVDRMSNSVITEELFADKIVTFLYSTTREFAPKLFDLLTGARVSSLLGFCNFDLLLSSSLLGNKRFLSRCGVDLSECLDPPGYFDTPRKIFERKIRYWECRPMSDECDTVVSPADSRVLVGSLSDNSALFLKGKFFDYEELLGVEKDTWQRAYKGGEYAIFRLTPDKYHYNHAPVSGVVEDVYEISGRYHSCNPAAVVEMITPYSKNKRVVTIIQTDVPGGSQVGLVAMIEVVAMMIGEVSQCYADSEYTNPTEVVPGLFVRRGQPKSLYRPGSSTDVLLFQKDRVDFAEDIVMKMKRNDVQSIFTSSFGASLAETDVAVRSLIGTRKVFPEGMHE
- a CDS encoding phosphate ABC transporter ATP-binding protein; the encoded protein is MPMSTYEKFDRDHRGTVGKVNVESPRMKCSNVDVYYGNKKAINDVTIDIGRNEVIAMIGPSGCGKSTFLRCLNRMNDTIETCRMTGDIFLDEQNIYDKAIDVVQLRAQVGMVFQKPNPFPKSIYDNIAYGPKIHGLAGSKVELDEIVEMSLKKAGLWEEVKDSLDQPGTSLSGGQQQRLCIARTIAVSPEVILMDEPCSALDPIATAKIEELIDELKQQYTIAIVTHSMQQAARVSQRTAYFHMGDLIEVGETKRIFTNPRHRLTEDYITGRFG